In the genome of Pseudomonas lalucatii, the window GAAAGAGATGATTTTGGTCAATATTTCAGGGGCGGCTGTGGCGGAGAAATGAACAAGCCACGAATCATTTTTTCAATTCTTTCTTTTAATTCTGAGTACGTTGGTGTTTCTAGAGTGTTGTCAGCAGAGTAAATCTCAGGAGTCCCTGACATTCGGCTGATAAATAAACTGTCAACCACTGTGGTGTGGTTGAGGACTCTAATAAAGAAGACAGCATCGCTCTCCGGGAGCAAGTGTAGCTGGCGTTCTCCGAGATCCAGCAGTTCAGAGTTTGCCCATTTTTTATACTGAAATGCCTTTGCAAACTGCAATTTAGAAATCTCCATTTTCTGTTGAAGGCAGTGCTTTCTCGCTCCAGCACCTAACGTTTGGTTAAGGGGCGGGCTTTAGCCCGTCCCAGCGAGCGAAACGAGTGATTTGAACCAGTTGTTAGAGCGGTTGACAGGCATAATTATTGTTTGAGTTTTGTTGGGTTGAAGTTTTGAAGCTATTGTTCTATTTCTTTTCGTGCCTCAGGGTTTAAGGACAGCTTGACAAGCTCTAGGCTGCTAAGCCCTGAGTTGCTGAGACCAATGTCTTCTCGTATAGCTGAGTACAGGGAGTTAACTGCGCGAAATAATTTCTTTGTGTCGCCACTACCGGAAACACTTTCAAAATATATTTGTGCTTTTATGACCTTTGGTGAACCCCAAAGCAAGAGGTCTGATTTGAATTTGAATGCAAAATGTACCAATTCTTGCGGATCAACCTCTTTTAGTGAGAGGTTTTTATTCGATGCCCCCATCATTCGGCTGATGATATCGATGAATCCTTGATATATTTCGATTTTTCTAAGCCTATGAGCTTCATCGGCAGAGCGCTTGCGCTCATGAGATTGGCTTATTAAAACGGCTGATATACCGACCAGTATTGTGGCCATGGCACCAATGATGGCAGCTGTTATCTCTGGACTGGCGGCTGTAAGTGCGCTTAAAAATTCTTTAATAAGAACCCATGAGCCATATCCAATTGCACCAATTACAGTAATCCCTATAAGTAATTGTAATAATTTCAGTATTTTTGATTTCATGGGCTCTAGCTCTAACTAAAATTAGACACCAAATGGTGCGTTTAAACGCACCATTTGGTGGATAACATTCCCCGCCGTCGCCAGAACAACCTCTCTATCTTGAGGCTTTCGGCTTGTGGCAGGGGCCGATGGGGGGTTATGCCCCAAGGGGGCGCATCGGTAACCCTGGGCAAGCGTTGGCATGCCATTTTTGCATCGGCGGATGGCTCCGTTGAAAACGGTCTATGCAAACAGGGGAAAGATAACCGGCGTCCTGCCCGCGGGGTGCGTCATTGCGTGGGTTGAAGCTACCCGAATAGGGAAAGTCGCCACAAGTTGTTGTGGAGAAACTCTCTCCTTGCTTCGGGCTTGCCCTGCCCATGGCGCCGGGCTAGAGTGCGCCGGTCACGGTCAACCCCGTGGCCGGGTGTGGTAACCCGTATATGTCTGAGGCGCGACAGCGCCATAGCCGAGAGCAGGCGCTTTTTTGTGCCTGCTGTTTTCTCGCGTAGTTATGGCGGGCCGTGCAAGGCAGGCTTCGGCCTGGCCGGTTCCCTCGGACGCCGGTTTACCACCCTTGTACGGTCCGCCTCCATTCGTGTGGTAACGGATGGTTGCGGCTCCTTAATCAGTTCGAGGAGCATAAGGAATGCGCTATCCACCTTTTACCCAAGGGCTCCACCTTGGGCTGTTCGTCTTGTCGTTCGCCTCCGGCCTGGAGGTGCGTCATGGCTAGATTCAACGCCGTTGTCGTTCCCTTCCCCAAACGCTGCGCACCACTCGATCACTTCGATGGCCAGGGCTGCCACTTCCAGGCGGCGGCCGAGTTGCGGGTGGCGATGCTGCATAGGCTGTTCGCCATCCTGGCGCGCATGGAGGCGCCCAGCCCCGGCGCGAGGCCGCTGCATGAGGCCTGCGGCAGCGCCCGCGCGCTGCTGAACGAGGTGCGGGTGCTGTACCGCCGTGCGTTGGCCCAGGCCCACGGGAGGGCTGGCGATGAATAGACCCTGCACCAGCCACCTGCCGACCCACGACGGCCATCGCGGCGCGATCATCAAGTGGCCGGTGAACTGCCACGCGGCCTTCGAGCGGGGCGTGGCCAGCGCCCAGGCCTGGTTGAGCAACGACGACAGCGGCTGGCTGTGGGCCAACCTGATCATCGAGCGCGACGCGCTGCCCCCTGGGGCGCAGCGCCGGGCGTTCGAGATCGGCTTCCTCAGCCGGGTGCACCAGCGCCTGTGTTCGCCGTTCGGCGGCAATCACCAGGCGAGGAAGACCTGCCTGCAGCTGTAGGCCGGCAGTCGACCTCGCCACAGGCAGCCATCTGCACGGCCCATGGCTCGCTGAGGCTTCGCCACTAAAAAGGGGCACCCACGCCTGCGTGGGTGCCCCTCGGGTCAGTCGGTTGGGTGGTACGGCCTTATGCCCGTTCCAGTTCTTCCTGCTTGGCCAGGAATTCTTCCTCCAGCAGCGCGTCGCTGGGCGCTTCGCGGGGGCTTTCCAGGCGTCCGTTGGCCGTGGCCTTGGCTTCGAGCTTGCCCATCAGGTGCTCGAGGGCGTGGCGCATTTTTTCCGTGGCGCCGTCCACCGCCTGTTCCAGGTCCTGGGCCTTGTGGCTCACGGAGATGGCCTGCAGCCCCTTGGGCCGGGCCTCGATCTGGCAGCGCTTGTCGTCGGGGCCGGATTTGTGGGCGTTCTCGTCGCTGACATGCACTTCTATGCGGGTGAGCAGATCGGCGTAGCGCTGCAGCCTTTCGGTCAGGGTCGCACTGACCCAGTTCTGCAGCCGGGCGTTGCCGTCGATCTGATGGATGTTCACTTGTATGTGCATAGGGCTTCCTCGTTCTGACGTTGCTGTTCTTGCGAGGTGTGGCGGTTCTCGGGGTTCCAGTCGACTGCATGCCCTCCTGTCACGGCGCCGGCTGCACGGGGAATGCAGCGCACGGCTCTCGCCAGATGCAATCGGTGAACGGTTCCGACGCCTCCATGATTACCAGAAGCGCGGCGGACATGCCAGCGCCGAGGGCGGTCGCGCGGTATTCCGCGCGCCGGCCGCCCTGGCCACTGGCACGCAGATCAGGCGAAGACGAAGTACTTGCGCACGGTCTCGACCACTTCCCAGGTGCCGGTCATGCCGGGCTCGACGACGAAGATGTCGCCGGCCTTGAGGTGGATCGGCTCCTGGCCGTCGGGGGTGATGATGCAATAGCCTTCCTGGAAGTGGCAGTACTCCCACTTGTCGTAGGCGACCCGCCACTTGCCGGGGGTGCAGATCCAGGTGCCCATGATCTTCTTGCCGTCTTCCGAGGTGTAGGCGTTGAGGTTGACGGTGTGCGGGTCGCCGGCGATGCGCTCCCACTTGCAGGCGTCGAGGACCGGAACCGGGGTGGTATCGCGAAGAACGGTGATAGGTTGCATGTCTGCTCCAAGGTGGTCGGGCTGAAATAGCACCCGGCTAAGCTAGCGCCGCGGCGCCGGTCGCGAATGTCTGTTCTCGACGCCCAACTGCCTGGAAGCGCGCTGGGCGATGCCCGCACCGGGCCGCACAACGCAAAAGGGCGCGCCCGCGGCACGCCCTTGGCGCTTTCAGCCCCTGGCTCAGAAGCGGTCGCGGATCACCAGCTCGTCGAACGGCAGCTTGCCGACACGCGGCTTGGGCTCGACGGCACGCTTGCCCACCGCGACCATCAGGCCGATGAGGTGGTTGTCCGGCAGGTTGATCAGCCTGGCCACGGCGTCGAAGTCGAAGCCGTCCATCGGGCAGGAGTCCAGGCCCTTGCCGCGGGCGGCGAGCATCAGGGTCTGGGCCTTGAGGCCGCAGCTGCGCATGGTCTCGTCGCGCTGCACCTGGGGCTTGTCGCGGTAGTAGGCGTCGATGGCGCCGGCCATGTAGTCCTGCACCTCCTGCGGCGCGCCCTGCCAGACGCGGCCGGCGTTCTTCTCCCAGCTGTCGAGCTGGGCGCACACCACCACCAGCATCGCCGCGTCGGTGACCTGGGCCTGGCCCCAGGCCTGCTCGCGGATCTGCTCGCGCAGCGCCGGGTCGCTGACTTCGACGAAGCGCACGTGCTGCAGGTTGAAGGCCGTCGGCGCCAGCAGGGCCAGCTGCAGCAGTTCGTCCTTCTCCTCGCGGCTGAGGCGGAAGTCCGGGTCATAGACCTTGACGGCGCGGCGGCTACGGATGGCGTCTTCGATATGCATGGTCACTCCAGTTGCGGGTTGCCTAGTGAGAGGCCGCCCATGCTAGGCACCGGCTCGGGACAACGCCATGCGCCTTGGCCGATGAAGGTTATCGAGCGCATCGATGCCGCCCTAGCCGGGCCGGGCTCGCTGATAGGCGGCGATTGGCCTCTGCTCCAGGCCGCGCTGGCGCCCTGGTGCGAGCGCGGCGCGGCAGTCTGGATGGGTTCAGGTCTCCGCTAGACGCCTAGGCGGCGAGGTCTTCGCTGATCAGCATGCCGTGCATCACCACCCAGCTCTTGCGCCCCTTGCGCAGCGCCAGAGGGCTGCGCCCGGCGATGATCCAGCCGTTGCCGAGCAGTTGATCGATATAGGCGCGCAGCGCCGGCAGTTTGCGTTGCTCTTTCATGGTCGAGTCCTTTCTTCCATTGACGATCGGGTAGGCGAGTAGAGGCGTGCCTGCCTCCACTTGTGAAGCACGTCACGCAGAATACCCCGGCCCGCGGGCCCGCAAAACCCCACAAGCGGGTGAGCGCGGCACTTTTCCGAGTCACCGCCTGGTCTTATCACATGGCGTCCCGATCGGACGCCCGCGCCCGGCTCGGCGTCGATCCGTCGCGGCGGACCTGCGCGAACTAAGCTTGGAGCTATGAGCACCGCCCCGTACATCACCCCGCTCCAGTCCCAGGATACGGATGCCGCTCCGGGCCTGCGGATCGGCGGCGACTGGACCCTGACCCACTACGCCACCCTGGAGCCCCGGGTGCGGGCGCTGCGCGGCCGCCTGACGGCGACCGCGGCGGTCGAACTGCAGGACCTCGGCGCCCTGGACACCGCGGGCGCGGCGCTGCTGGTGGAGCTGCTCGGCAGCCGGCGCCTGGGCGAACTGGCGAGCACGGCGCCGGGCCTGGCGGCCGAGCGGCGCGCCCCCTGCTGCAGGCGGTGGGCAGCGCCATGGCCGGCGCCGCCCCGCCGCCGCCGACGCGCCGGCCCTCGACCCTGCGCGAGCTGCTCGGGCATATCGGCGAAGCGGTCGAGGCGCTGTGGCAGCTGGTCGTGGCCCTGCTCGGCTTCATCGGCCTGACCCTGGCCACCATCCTCGCCGTGCTGCCGCGCCCACGCCGCTGGCGCCTCACCGCCCTGGTCGCGCACCTGGAACAGAGCGGGCTCAACGCCCTGCCCATCGTCGCCCTGCTGACCTTCCTGGTCGGCGCGGTGGTGGCCTTCCTCGGCGCCACGGTACTGGCCGGCTACGGCGCCAGCCTGTACACGGTCAACCTGGTGGCCTTCTCCTTCCTGCGCGAGTTCGGCGTGCTGCTCACCGCCATCCTCATGGCCGGGCGCACGGCCAGCGCCTTCACCGCGCAGATCGGCGCGATGCAGGCCAACGAGGAGATCGACGCGATCCGCACCCTGGGCCTCAGCCCGCTGGAGTTGCTGGTGCTGCCGCGGGTGTTCGCCCTGCTGATCGCCCTGCCGATCCTGACCTTCGTCGCCATGCTCAGCGGCATCCTCGGCGGCGCCGTGGTCTGCGCCCTGGCCCTGGACATCGGCCCGACCATGTACCTGGCGATCCTGCAGGAGAACATCGTCCTGCGGCACTTCCTGGTGGGCATGGGCAAGGCGCCGCTGTTCGCCTTCCTGATCGCGGTGATCGGCTGCCTGGAGGGCTTCAAGGTCACCGGCAGCACCCAGTCGGTGGGCGAGCGCACCACCTCCAGCGTGGTCCAGTCGATCTTCGTGGTGATCCTGCTGGACGCCCTGGCCGCGCTGTTCCTGATGGAGATGGGCTGGTGAACGCCGAGCCGATCATCGAGGTGCACGGCCTGTGCAACCGCTTCGGCGCCCAGGTGGTGCACCAGGACCTGCAGCTGCAACTGCGGCGCGGCGAGGTGCTCGGGGTGGTCGGCGGCTCGGGCACCGGCAAGTCGCTGCTGCTGCGCAGCATCCTCGGCCTGCGCCGCCCGAGCGGCGGCAGTGTGCGGGTGTTCGGCGAGGAGGTGCTGGGCCTGTCGCCGGCGCGCCGCGCACAGCTGGAGCGGCGCTTCGGCGTGCTGTTCCAGCGCGGCGCGCTGTTCTCCTCGCTGACCGTCAGCGAGAACATCGCCCTGCCGCTGATCGAGCACGCCGGCCTGCCCCGGGCCGCCGCCGAGCGCCTGGCCGGGGTCAAGCTGGCCCTGGTCGGCCTGGCCCTGGAGGCCGGCGCCAAGTACCCCGGCGAGCTGTCCGGCGGCATGGTCAAGCGCGCCGCCCTGGCCCGCGCCCTGGCCCTGGACCCGGAGATCCTGTTTCTCGACGAGCCCACCTCCGGGCTCGACCCGATCGGCGCGGCGGCCTTCGACGGCCTGCTGCGCACCCTGCGCGATGCCCTGGGGCTGAGCGTGCTGCTGGTCACCCACGATCTCGACGTGCTCTACAGCCTGTGCGACCGGGTGGCGGTGCTGGTGCGCCAGCGGGTGCTGGTGGCCGACCGCCTGGAGCGGGTCGCGGCCTACGACGACCCGTGGATTCGCGACTACTTTCACGGCCCCCGTGGACGCGCCGCCGAGCGGGCCGCCCACGGCGCGCCGGGGAGGCCCTGAATGGAACCGCGTGCCCACCATGTGTTGATCGGTCTGTTCACCGTGCTGAGCCTCGGCGCCGCGCTGCTGTTCGCCCTGTGGCTGAACAAGTCCACCGCCGACCAGGCGCTCAGCGACTACGAGGTGATCTTCAGCGAGACCGTCAGCGGCCTGAGCAAGGGCAGCGCCGTGCAGTACAGCGGCATCACGGTCGGCGAGGTGGCCCGCCTCGACCTCGACCCCGAGGACCCGCGCAGGGTGCGCGCGCACATCCGCGTGCTCAGCCACACGCCGATCAAGCGGGACACCCGCGCACGCCTGTCGGTCACCGGCATCACCGGCATCGCGGTGATCCAACTGCACGGCGGCACCCCGCAGAGCCCCTTGCTGCGCGGCGACGGCACGCAGCCGCCGCAGATCGTCGCCGAGCCCTCGCCCCTGGCGCGGATGATGGCCAACGGCGACGACCTGCTGCTGACCCTGACCCGCCTGCTCGAGCGCGCCGACCGCATGTTCTCCGAGGCCAACATCCAGCGCGTATCACGCACCCTCGAGCACCTGGAGCAGACCAGCGCCAGCGTCGCCGCCCAGCGCGACAGCCTGGGCCAGGCCCTGCAGCAGATCGGCGCCGCCAGCCAGGAAACGGCGCAGCTGATGCGCGGCCTCAACCTGCTGCTGGCCGCCGAGGGCCGCCAGAGCCTGGCCAACACGGCGCGCCTGACGGCCTCGCTGGCGCGCAGCAGCGAGAACCTCGAGCGCCTGCTCGGCGACAACCGCGAAGCCCTCGACAGCGGCCTGCAGGGCCTGGGCGAGCTGGGTCCGGCGGTCGAGGAGCTGCGCGACACCCTCGCCGTGCTGCGCGCCTTCTCCCGGCGCCTGGAACAGGACCCGGCGGGCTACCTGCTGCGCAGCGAGCGCATCGAGGAGTTCCAGCCATGAGCCGCCTAGCCTGCGCCCTGCTCCTGGCCGGCCTGCTCGGTGCCTGTTCGCTGCTGCCCGAGAGCGAGCCGCTGACGCTCTACCGCCTGCCCGCCAGCGCCCTGCCCAGCCAGGCCCAGGGCTCGGCGGGCGTCGCCTGGGGCCTGCGGGTGAACACGCCCCACGGCGGCGCCCTGCTGGACAGCCCGCGCATCGCCGTGCTGGCGGACGGCGACCGGGTCAGTGCCTACCACGGCGCACGCTGGGTCGACCGCGCCACCCTGCTGCTGCGCGACCGCCTGCTCGACGGCTTCCGCGACGACGGCCGCATCGCCCTCCTCAGCAGCGACACCAATCGCCTGCGCGCCGAACTGCAACTGGACGGCGACCTGCGCGCCTTCCACGGCGAATACCAGGAGGGCCGTGGCGAGGCCCACATCCTCCTGGAGGCGCGCCTGGTAGACAGTCGCAGCAGGCGCATCCTCGCCAGCCGCCGCTTCCAGGTACGCCAGGGGGCGAGCGACAGTTCGGTGGCGGCCCTGGTCAGCGCCTTCGGCCGGGCGGCGGACCGCCTGAGCCTGGAGCTGGTGCAGTGGACCCTGGCGCAGGGCCGGGCGGCGACAGGGCCCGGCTCGAGCGCTGGCGACGGCGCGGCAAACTGACCCGCCCCAGGACAACGCATGGCCGCAGGCGCTCGGGTTCGCTATCGTGCCCCTTGCCCAGCAATCACTGCCGCCAAGGACTCCCGATGCACGACCTCTGCGCCTACCCCATCACCGCGAAATGGCCCGCCGCTCACCCCGAGCGGCTGCAGCTCTACTCCCTGCCGACGCCCAACGGGGTCAAGGTGTCGATCATGCTCGAGGAGACCGGCCTGCCCTACGAGGCGCACCTGGTCAGCTTCGAGCGCAACGAGCAGCTGTCGCCGGCCTTCCTCTCGCTCAACCCCAACAACAAGATTCCCGCCATACTCGACCCCGACGGCCCGGACGGCCGGCCCCTGGCGCTGTTCGAGTCCGGGGCGATCCTCCTCTACCTGGCGGAGAAGACCGGCCAGCTGCTGCCCGGCGATGCCAGGGGGCGCTACGAGACGCTGCAATGGCTGATGTTGCAGATGGGCGGCATCGGCCCGATGTTCGGCCAGGTCGGCTTCTTCAACCGCTTCGCCGGCAAGGACTACGAAGACAAGCGCCCCCGCGACCGCTATGTCGCCGAGGCCAGTCGCCTGCTCGGCGTGCTCGACCGGCGCCTGGCCGAGGGGCCCTGGATCATGGGCGAGGACTACGGCATCGCCGACATC includes:
- a CDS encoding ABC-type transport auxiliary lipoprotein family protein, translated to MSRLACALLLAGLLGACSLLPESEPLTLYRLPASALPSQAQGSAGVAWGLRVNTPHGGALLDSPRIAVLADGDRVSAYHGARWVDRATLLLRDRLLDGFRDDGRIALLSSDTNRLRAELQLDGDLRAFHGEYQEGRGEAHILLEARLVDSRSRRILASRRFQVRQGASDSSVAALVSAFGRAADRLSLELVQWTLAQGRAATGPGSSAGDGAAN
- a CDS encoding MlaD family protein: MEPRAHHVLIGLFTVLSLGAALLFALWLNKSTADQALSDYEVIFSETVSGLSKGSAVQYSGITVGEVARLDLDPEDPRRVRAHIRVLSHTPIKRDTRARLSVTGITGIAVIQLHGGTPQSPLLRGDGTQPPQIVAEPSPLARMMANGDDLLLTLTRLLERADRMFSEANIQRVSRTLEHLEQTSASVAAQRDSLGQALQQIGAASQETAQLMRGLNLLLAAEGRQSLANTARLTASLARSSENLERLLGDNREALDSGLQGLGELGPAVEELRDTLAVLRAFSRRLEQDPAGYLLRSERIEEFQP
- a CDS encoding nitroreductase family protein, encoding MHIEDAIRSRRAVKVYDPDFRLSREEKDELLQLALLAPTAFNLQHVRFVEVSDPALREQIREQAWGQAQVTDAAMLVVVCAQLDSWEKNAGRVWQGAPQEVQDYMAGAIDAYYRDKPQVQRDETMRSCGLKAQTLMLAARGKGLDSCPMDGFDFDAVARLINLPDNHLIGLMVAVGKRAVEPKPRVGKLPFDELVIRDRF
- a CDS encoding cupin domain-containing protein, which produces MQPITVLRDTTPVPVLDACKWERIAGDPHTVNLNAYTSEDGKKIMGTWICTPGKWRVAYDKWEYCHFQEGYCIITPDGQEPIHLKAGDIFVVEPGMTGTWEVVETVRKYFVFA
- a CDS encoding HPF/RaiA family ribosome-associated protein, producing MHIQVNIHQIDGNARLQNWVSATLTERLQRYADLLTRIEVHVSDENAHKSGPDDKRCQIEARPKGLQAISVSHKAQDLEQAVDGATEKMRHALEHLMGKLEAKATANGRLESPREAPSDALLEEEFLAKQEELERA
- a CDS encoding DinB family protein translates to MQFAKAFQYKKWANSELLDLGERQLHLLPESDAVFFIRVLNHTTVVDSLFISRMSGTPEIYSADNTLETPTYSELKERIEKMIRGLFISPPQPPLKY
- a CDS encoding LasR-specific antiactivator QslA, coding for MNRPCTSHLPTHDGHRGAIIKWPVNCHAAFERGVASAQAWLSNDDSGWLWANLIIERDALPPGAQRRAFEIGFLSRVHQRLCSPFGGNHQARKTCLQL
- a CDS encoding glutathione S-transferase N-terminal domain-containing protein, producing the protein MHDLCAYPITAKWPAAHPERLQLYSLPTPNGVKVSIMLEETGLPYEAHLVSFERNEQLSPAFLSLNPNNKIPAILDPDGPDGRPLALFESGAILLYLAEKTGQLLPGDARGRYETLQWLMLQMGGIGPMFGQVGFFNRFAGKDYEDKRPRDRYVAEASRLLGVLDRRLAEGPWIMGEDYGIADIATFPWVRNLIGFYEAGELVQIERFAHVTRALQAFLARPAVSRGLNIPPRE
- a CDS encoding ABC transporter ATP-binding protein, with product MNAEPIIEVHGLCNRFGAQVVHQDLQLQLRRGEVLGVVGGSGTGKSLLLRSILGLRRPSGGSVRVFGEEVLGLSPARRAQLERRFGVLFQRGALFSSLTVSENIALPLIEHAGLPRAAAERLAGVKLALVGLALEAGAKYPGELSGGMVKRAALARALALDPEILFLDEPTSGLDPIGAAAFDGLLRTLRDALGLSVLLVTHDLDVLYSLCDRVAVLVRQRVLVADRLERVAAYDDPWIRDYFHGPRGRAAERAAHGAPGRP